One stretch of Chryseobacterium fluminis DNA includes these proteins:
- the aqpZ gene encoding aquaporin Z gives MKKLFAEFFGTFWLVFGGCGSAIFASQIAPSSGGQLGILLVGVALAFGLTVLTMAYAVGHISGGHFNPAVSFGLLAGGRFTAKDLIPYIAAQCLGAVASAGALYMILSGSGTPDFSAPGAFASNFYGDAVYFGKSYSMQAAFLAEFLLTAFFLIIIMGATDRFAEGKFAGIAIGLALTLIHLISIPITNTSVNPARSLSQAVFAGEHAMSQLWLFWAAPILGAVFGGLTYRLLLQTHTAVPAGE, from the coding sequence ATGAAAAAACTTTTTGCCGAGTTCTTCGGTACATTCTGGCTTGTCTTCGGAGGTTGCGGCAGCGCCATCTTCGCCTCACAAATTGCCCCTTCATCCGGAGGACAGCTGGGGATCCTTCTTGTAGGTGTTGCTTTGGCATTCGGTCTTACCGTTTTAACGATGGCTTATGCCGTAGGGCACATTTCAGGAGGGCATTTCAACCCTGCTGTTTCATTCGGATTACTTGCCGGAGGAAGATTTACCGCTAAAGACCTTATTCCTTACATTGCTGCTCAATGTTTAGGTGCTGTCGCATCTGCAGGAGCACTATATATGATTCTGAGCGGTTCCGGTACACCGGATTTTTCAGCCCCGGGTGCTTTTGCCTCCAATTTTTACGGTGATGCCGTGTATTTTGGAAAAAGTTATTCGATGCAAGCTGCATTTTTGGCTGAATTTTTACTGACTGCTTTTTTCCTGATCATTATTATGGGAGCCACAGATAGATTCGCAGAGGGAAAATTTGCAGGAATTGCCATCGGACTGGCCTTAACATTAATTCATTTAATTTCAATCCCGATTACCAATACTTCCGTAAATCCTGCCAGATCCCTTTCTCAGGCAGTTTTTGCAGGTGAACATGCCATGTCACAACTTTGGCTGTTTTGGGCAGCACCGATTTTAGGCGCCGTATTCGGAGGATTAACTTACAGACTGTTATTGCAAACCCATACTGCAGTACCAGCCGGAGAATAA
- a CDS encoding LuxE/PaaK family acyltransferase: MKSIFNIRTEQEFIEACLETFRFQYENIEVYRKFVDFLKINPADIHEVSKIPFLPIEMFKNHQVLDKNVTTDLFFQSSGTTQMNLSKHFIADEKIYQESIYKSFDCFIGKPEDFIFLGLLPSYLEKQNSSLIYMVDYLMKKSSRPENGYFLYNHSDLLELLNTLGDKKIILFGVSFALLDFLDFCDAERKDDVLKFSDHLIVIETGGMKGRKEEMTKDELLKTLQEGFKTDKIYSEYSMTELLSQAYSLGNNEYQCPGWMKILIRNAEDPFNYETEGRTGAINIIDLANIHSCSFIATQDLGKIVGDKFQVLGRIDHSDIRGCSLLVS; the protein is encoded by the coding sequence TTGAAAAGTATATTTAACATACGTACGGAACAGGAATTTATAGAAGCCTGCCTGGAAACATTTCGTTTTCAATACGAAAATATTGAGGTGTACAGGAAATTTGTAGATTTTTTAAAAATTAATCCTGCTGATATCCACGAAGTAAGCAAAATTCCTTTTTTGCCCATTGAGATGTTTAAAAATCATCAGGTTTTGGATAAAAATGTGACGACAGACCTGTTTTTTCAAAGTTCCGGAACCACACAGATGAATTTGTCGAAACATTTTATAGCCGACGAAAAAATCTATCAGGAGAGTATTTATAAAAGTTTTGACTGTTTTATCGGTAAGCCCGAAGATTTTATTTTTCTGGGCCTGCTCCCGAGCTATCTGGAAAAACAGAATTCTTCCTTAATCTATATGGTAGATTATTTAATGAAAAAATCTTCCAGGCCCGAGAACGGATATTTTCTTTACAATCACTCGGATTTATTAGAGTTATTAAACACTTTGGGCGATAAAAAGATTATCCTCTTCGGGGTTTCTTTTGCCCTGCTCGATTTTTTAGACTTTTGTGATGCTGAAAGAAAGGATGATGTTCTGAAATTTTCGGATCATTTGATAGTCATTGAAACCGGCGGAATGAAGGGGCGAAAAGAAGAAATGACCAAAGATGAACTGTTGAAAACTTTGCAGGAAGGTTTTAAGACCGATAAAATTTATTCGGAATATTCGATGACAGAACTTCTCTCTCAGGCATATTCTTTAGGAAACAACGAATATCAATGCCCGGGGTGGATGAAAATTCTGATCAGAAATGCAGAAGATCCGTTTAATTATGAAACAGAAGGCAGGACGGGTGCTATCAATATCATAGACCTTGCAAACATTCATTCGTGTTCATTTATTGCCACTCAGGATTTGGGAAAGATAGTTGGGGATAAATTTCAGGTTTTAGGAAGAATAGACCACTCGGATATCAGAGGCTGCAGTCTGCTGGTTTCTTAA
- a CDS encoding UDP-2,3-diacylglucosamine diphosphatase, with protein sequence MLKTTLNLEPGKKVYFASDQHFGAPDPKQSKVREEKFIRWMDDIKHDAQVLFLMGDLFDFWHEWKHVIPKGYVRVLGKIAELKDRGIHIYFFVGNHDLWMKDYLEEEIGCTVFYKKQYFEMGGKQFLLAHGDGLGPGDKGYKRMKKVFTNPVAQWFFKWLHPDIAMKIALYMSQKNKMISGDEDKEFLGEDKEFLIIYSREKLKTQKIDYFIYGHRHLPMVLDLDNKAKYINLGDWISYFTYGVFEKDFELKTFDETTKKSYPLKEVTFE encoded by the coding sequence GTGTTAAAGACGACCCTCAATTTAGAACCTGGCAAAAAAGTATACTTTGCTTCCGATCAGCATTTTGGCGCCCCCGACCCCAAACAGAGTAAAGTGCGTGAGGAAAAGTTTATCCGTTGGATGGATGATATCAAGCATGATGCTCAGGTTTTGTTTTTAATGGGTGATCTGTTTGATTTCTGGCATGAATGGAAGCATGTGATTCCCAAAGGATATGTCCGGGTTTTAGGGAAAATTGCCGAACTCAAAGACCGCGGAATCCATATTTATTTTTTCGTTGGAAATCATGATCTGTGGATGAAAGATTATCTTGAAGAGGAGATCGGATGTACGGTTTTTTATAAAAAACAATATTTTGAAATGGGCGGGAAACAGTTTTTACTGGCTCACGGTGATGGTCTGGGACCCGGAGACAAAGGATATAAGAGAATGAAAAAAGTCTTTACCAATCCTGTTGCTCAATGGTTTTTCAAATGGCTTCATCCTGATATTGCCATGAAAATCGCCCTCTATATGTCACAGAAAAACAAAATGATTTCCGGTGATGAGGATAAAGAATTTTTAGGAGAAGATAAAGAATTTCTGATCATTTATTCCAGGGAAAAGCTGAAGACACAGAAGATCGATTATTTCATCTATGGACACAGGCATCTTCCGATGGTTTTAGATCTGGATAACAAGGCTAAATATATTAATCTGGGAGACTGGATTTCGTATTTTACCTATGGTGTTTTTGAAAAAGATTTTGAATTAAAAACGTTTGACGAAACCACAAAAAAAAGTTACCCCTTAAAAGAGGTAACTTTCGAATGA
- a CDS encoding 6-pyruvoyl trahydropterin synthase family protein: MIRITKIFTFETAHVLYNYDGKCKNMHGHSYKLFVTVKGKPVNDLENPKNGMVVDFGDIKSIVKSEIVDVWDHAVLINGLSPHKQLGESLEDQGHKVIYCTFQPTCENMLYAIAAKIKSKLPEGISLAYLKLHETENSYGEWLAEDNQ; this comes from the coding sequence ATGATACGTATTACAAAAATTTTTACATTCGAAACGGCACATGTGCTGTATAATTATGATGGAAAATGTAAAAATATGCATGGACATTCTTATAAGCTGTTCGTAACAGTGAAAGGAAAACCTGTCAATGATTTGGAAAATCCCAAGAATGGGATGGTGGTCGATTTTGGAGATATCAAAAGTATCGTAAAATCTGAGATTGTGGATGTATGGGATCATGCAGTTTTAATTAACGGACTGTCTCCCCATAAACAGCTGGGCGAAAGCCTGGAAGATCAGGGGCATAAAGTGATTTACTGTACTTTTCAGCCTACCTGTGAGAATATGCTGTACGCCATTGCAGCTAAGATAAAGTCAAAACTTCCCGAAGGAATTTCTTTGGCTTATCTTAAACTTCACGAAACGGAAAACTCTTACGGAGAGTGGTTGGCAGAAGATAATCAGTAA
- a CDS encoding acyl-CoA thioesterase, translated as MSLVFEKEIQVTEQHIDANNHVNNVQYVHWVEEIAGEHWDFVKHKTDFPDDIWMLLDHHIQYKKQVYLGDVIKIKTYPQSPEGIRQPRKVEFYCNGQLVVDSLTLWVFIDKETKRVKRLGSDWLDKLDL; from the coding sequence ATGAGTCTTGTTTTTGAAAAAGAAATACAGGTTACAGAACAGCATATAGACGCAAATAATCATGTGAACAATGTTCAGTATGTTCACTGGGTAGAAGAAATTGCAGGTGAGCACTGGGATTTTGTGAAGCACAAAACCGATTTTCCTGATGATATCTGGATGCTTCTGGATCATCATATCCAGTATAAAAAACAGGTGTATCTGGGTGATGTAATCAAAATAAAAACCTATCCGCAATCTCCGGAAGGAATCCGGCAGCCAAGAAAAGTGGAGTTTTACTGCAATGGGCAGTTGGTTGTGGATTCTCTGACGCTGTGGGTGTTTATAGATAAAGAAACGAAAAGAGTGAAGAGATTGGGAAGTGACTGGCTCGATAAGCTGGATCTGTAA
- a CDS encoding ComF family protein yields the protein MILDILFPNRCLGCNRIIDSQFMVCNLCLQHIHFTHDHYPGENFIKEKCKLRFPVENAFALMQFSKENLSQKIIHELKYKRREKIGRILADWTTERLDFEDKKPDLLVSVPLHPKKLNKRGYNQLHLFTETLSRFYDIPFDHELLKRNHYAQAQALKDKQHRLETGNLFSMTRPISGHHILLIDDVFTTGNTLASIAWEILKSGSNTVSVLVMAVDE from the coding sequence ATGATCCTAGATATTTTATTTCCGAACCGCTGCCTCGGGTGTAACCGAATTATCGACAGCCAATTCATGGTCTGCAATCTCTGTCTTCAGCATATCCATTTTACACACGACCATTACCCGGGTGAAAATTTTATAAAAGAGAAATGTAAATTACGGTTTCCCGTTGAAAATGCTTTCGCACTGATGCAGTTTTCGAAAGAAAATCTGAGTCAGAAAATCATCCATGAACTGAAATATAAAAGGAGGGAAAAAATTGGAAGAATTCTGGCCGACTGGACTACGGAACGACTGGACTTTGAGGATAAAAAACCGGATCTGCTGGTAAGTGTTCCGCTACACCCGAAAAAATTAAATAAGCGGGGATATAATCAATTGCATCTGTTTACTGAGACCTTATCCCGGTTTTATGACATTCCTTTTGACCATGAGTTACTTAAAAGAAATCATTACGCGCAGGCGCAGGCTTTAAAAGATAAGCAACACCGTCTTGAAACAGGCAACCTGTTTTCTATGACAAGGCCTATTTCCGGACATCATATTTTGCTGATTGATGATGTTTTTACCACAGGAAACACGCTGGCTTCCATCGCGTGGGAAATTTTGAAATCGGGCAGCAATACGGTAAGTGTTCTGGTGATGGCGGTTGATGAATAA
- the upp gene encoding uracil phosphoribosyltransferase: protein MNTIVLSEQFSLINTWINELRNVEIQHDRMRFRRNMERIGEIAAFEISKGLEQKEIEIQTPLDKITAKEIAVQPVITTILRAGVPLFQGILNYLDRADCGFVAAYRKHDANDYFSIKQDYLTCPNIDGRPLIVADPMLATGASLIEAIKDLLTNGKPTQLHIVAAIASKQGVETIEKAYPDAKIWVGVIDEQLTSKGYITPGLGDAGDLSYGEKLQR from the coding sequence ATGAATACGATCGTTTTATCAGAACAGTTTTCACTGATTAATACCTGGATCAACGAACTGAGAAATGTTGAAATCCAGCATGACCGGATGAGGTTTCGTAGAAATATGGAAAGAATCGGGGAAATTGCGGCTTTTGAAATCAGTAAAGGACTGGAGCAGAAAGAAATTGAAATCCAGACGCCTTTAGATAAGATTACAGCAAAGGAAATTGCCGTTCAGCCGGTAATTACAACCATTCTCAGAGCCGGAGTGCCTTTGTTTCAGGGAATTTTAAATTATTTGGACAGGGCAGACTGTGGTTTTGTGGCCGCCTACCGAAAACATGATGCCAATGATTACTTTTCGATCAAGCAGGATTATCTGACATGTCCGAATATCGACGGAAGACCGTTGATCGTCGCAGATCCGATGTTGGCAACAGGGGCTTCCCTCATTGAAGCCATCAAAGATTTATTAACCAACGGAAAGCCTACGCAACTTCACATCGTTGCTGCCATAGCCTCAAAACAAGGGGTTGAAACCATAGAAAAGGCCTATCCGGATGCAAAAATCTGGGTAGGAGTCATTGATGAGCAGTTGACCTCAAAAGGGTATATCACCCCGGGATTAGGCGATGCAGGAGATTTAAGCTACGGAGAAAAGCTTCAGAGATAA